Genomic window (Rossellomorea aquimaris):
TGCCGGTATTAGAAGTTAAAGCTCGTCGTGTTGGTGGTTCAAACTATCAAGTACCTGTAGAGGTGCGTCCAGAGCGTCGTACTACACTAGGTCTTCGTTGGTTAGTAAACTACTCTCGTCTTCGCGGTGAGAAGACAATGGAAGAGCGTTTAGCTAACGAAATCCTTGATGCAGCTAATAACACTGGAGCTTCTGTTAAGAAGCGTGAAGATACACACAAGATGGCTGAAGCGAACAAAGCGTTTGCTCACTATCGTTGGTAATCTGATCTTTAACAAACAAATCATTCT
Coding sequences:
- the rpsG gene encoding 30S ribosomal protein S7 — translated: MPRKGPVAKRDVLPDPMYNSKLVTRLINKIMIDGKRGKAQKKLYAAFDIISERSGKDAMEVFDAALKNIMPVLEVKARRVGGSNYQVPVEVRPERRTTLGLRWLVNYSRLRGEKTMEERLANEILDAANNTGASVKKREDTHKMAEANKAFAHYRW